Part of the Mauremys mutica isolate MM-2020 ecotype Southern chromosome 1, ASM2049712v1, whole genome shotgun sequence genome is shown below.
GATCATCCTGCAATACTCAGTTTGCCCTGACAATCTAGCCCCTGGTATCGGAGAATCATTTCTTCACTCCTCAGGAAGTCTCTCAAGCTGAAGTTCTCCagggtctattttctgctcttcctGCTGCTCAAAGAACTGAGGGAATTGTCTGGGAGTCCTGCCAACCTGAGAGTCTGCAGGGACAGTGCAGAGGAATCATAAAGGTTGCTTTCCAGCACAGTGAGTGTCAGATATGTGAGATCAGTACACTGATTATCAATGTTATGCTTTTGATACATCtttctattctccatcgcctcaccctgcctacatcTACGAAAGCTGTCAAACTACTGATAAATCGTGgtgttatttcttttcaaagttgtaagtatgaaataattcttatttctgctaaaGCATCTAAACTATAAAGGGTTTAacttataaccagtttctttataacttcctctatcagaggtgtgaaattcactctagtgctaCTGCTAtagagtgcatttagaactgtgatattttgtaactttctaatctcaaactgcttttaacattttatatttacttattgcttcattgattttaaataaaaggtcttgattgactagttctgtctcagtgtaatttcctgtcagatatatcccaatctccttgtataaattctgtgaagcctgattcaagacgaactttatcttctgatcacacatattggcgagccatacccatattattaatatctataaattattattaatattattaattaattagaaaattaattattaaataaaactaaattaagtggataaattccactgtccctactaaccctccccaaatcaggctacactttCCTGTTCCAGTAAGGAGATTTCCTCAGCAGAATTATGGTGAGTTGCTTGTTTCTGCATTAAAGTTAGTGCTGAGGGCTCATGAAGGGTTCCAGGGTTCAAGTCAAGAACCACCTGGGCAGGAATTCACCAGCACAGCAGTTTGAACTGTTTGGTATTGTCAGAAACACCAAGGGATTTACCTGGTAAAATTGGAACTACAAATGTGCTGGAAACAGTTTAGACAAATAGTTGATTTTAAGATCAGTTCCTTGtctcttactttgcccatctatCTGTCTCAGTAGCTTCCTTTCTGGGGGTGGTGTGGTTTTTCTTCTGGTTCATTCAAGTTTTTCAATTCAGCAACTTCACTGTCCTGTTAGAAAGTGCAGCCAAAGCTTCCGCAGTTGGTATTTCTATTACAAGAGGGTTCACAACAAGAATGGGTCTCACACTGGCCATattctgctctcacattctgTCTTCACTGGGTTACACCAGATTGACACTGGCCTCCTTGAGAACAAAATCAGGGGCACGTGTTTCAGAATTCCTGTCCTTCACATCCGGTCTCATAGTGCATCATAAACTGGGGGTTTCTTACAAACTCTTTCAGCACCCTAACAGAATAGCGCTCTCTGTCGCAGGACCTGAAACCGTGATTTTCACAGATTGGAACTGAAATTTAAACACTAAGGGTGAAATCTAGGTCCTATTAAGATCAAAGGAAAATCTCCAAACtcagccaggatttcatcctaaatCCATATGTAAGGagttaaataaatggcctgactTACACCCGCTATGAGCCTCCACTGACATCAGCTGGAGTCATCCAGTGGCCTCTAAGGATGGGCGAGCTCGTTTGGACCAATGAAGAACTGACAGGAGAGTTGCTGAGATCTCACACTCACAGGCTtagaggtttaaaacaaataggaTAACATATTTTTTCATGAAGGGAGAGGGGTCTTCTCTCTGTGTGCCCTTGCATTTCTGGTtgggaaggaagaggaagagaagcaCAGGAAGGCAGTTGTTATTGCCCcaaagggtccgaggtactctgcaagaacgagaccgactccacactgagagtaattggctttaatgaaggtaaagtgacacatctgcaacggggaccccaagcgttgctgtcactgagacagggacccagcgccctgtagctcggcctggggtgaagtccaaaaacaaacacaaagcatgctcattttatacaaacagcagcatatcagctcatacataatgcaatagaaactctccaccctccggggctgcccccctggccaacagccaggggcttgccacgcagcagtcccagccggttgcggcaggttaaagctagcatgctgtgtcctacaataaccggaggctgagaaagcgaaactgcctaagctaagccgtaacaaaatcttccgtggttccctagcctcctacagcagtaaaaataaaaacatgtttcTCACTTAGAAGAAATCAAGTGGTGTTGGAAATCTCACTGGGGGAGATCCAGGAATGCACAGTATATGTGGACGGGGGAGGCTGGGACATTCAGTACCCAGAGCACCGTGGCACGGAGTCCTGAAACTGGATGAAACAGGGAATGGACATCCTGCCTAATGCACTGACCAAAGAGGTGTAATGAGGTCTCCTGGGTCGCAGGGCATCGCAGACTGTAATGTAACATGGACTCCATTGTAGCAGGTTGTCTCTGACACCTTCCTCCTTCCAGACAGTCCCTCCTCCCATAAGCAACCCCACTACAGCCTCGTTGCAATGTCAGCAGTAGCCTCAGGAACGCGTGTGTTTCTAATGGGCTGCGATACATTAAATATTTGTGTCATTTTGAGGAAGAGTTACTCACGCTGGCTCCTTTTAGTCTCCAagtccctgctccctcctgccaggtctgcccctctctccttccctgcacaggctgagctgctgctggcgtTCCCTTCACCCCCAGAAAGGCAGTTCAGGCTGATCTCCCAGTGCAGGCAGATACTGAGTTTAtcccagggctggtctacactaaggggaaaaatcgatataagatacgcaacttcagctacgtgaataacgtagctgaagtcgaagtatcttatatcgataacttacccgtcctcacggcgcgggatcgatgtccggggctctccatgtcgacgccgccaccgccgttcgcggcggtggagttccggaatcgatagaagcgcgttcggggatcgatatatcgcgtctagatgagacgcgatatatcgatccctgaaaaatcaatcgctacccgccgatacagcgggtagtgtagacgtagccccAGACTGAGGAGGTATTTCTGTGAGATTGTTTTCTCCTGGGCAGTACTAGATTTATAATGGCTCTGCAGCCCATTCTCCTACGACTCGGATCCTGGGTTTCTcttcttcccccctgccccacttgCTCCTGCTCTTAGCTGGGCGGCTGAGGGCTCCCTTCTTCTCCACCACTCTACTCTCCGTCACTGGCAAGCagcctgtggggcggggggagggggcagaaaggatcCCTTAGCCACTGCTTTGCCTCTCCTCCAGGCTGCCGGTGACAGACAGTCTGCCGCTTCCCTGGGGTCAGGAAGCCCGAAGCCATGGACTGTCAACCAGTCACCCGCAATGGAGTGGAGCAGAGGGGACAGAGTCCCTGCCGGCCGCTCAGCTAGttcagtgtggggtgggggtgggttaggACCAGGCACAAGGTAGGTACTTGTTCtatgtggggtgggtgggggtggttcCTAATTCCCCACACAAGGGGACTCCCAGAAACAAAGAAAGAACTGGGGGaggtgctggacccaggctaaagggattgtTAGGCTGTGCAGGGACACCTGAGAAACCCAGGGTGCCAAGTAAATGTAGCTTGTGCCTTGAGACTCTGCCAGACAGCTTGTATCCTCAAGCATGTTAAGAAAGTGCTAATTCGTAGTCAATCAAACTAGTgtgttaagcttagtttgcatgtttgatTATTTGCTAGGTAACCTGCTTTGAACGGTTTGCTATCccctataatcacttaaaatcccctataatcacttaaaatctatctgttGTAATTAATAAACGTGCATCTCTCCCTCACAGGCATCTTGAGCATTTCTGACACCGATCGACTCTTTGACTGCCTTCGACTACCTCGACTACCATGGCATCTTtcaacctcaccccctctgacccttcaacattcatcctaatgggcatccctggcctggaagctgcccatggatggatttccatccctttctctatgtTCTATGTTATCGGCCTGTTGGGAAATGTCACTGTTCTCTATGTTGTAGGcaaagagcagaccctgcacaagccgatgtacctgctgATCTGCATGCTGGCGCTTACAGACATCAGCACGTCTACCTCCGTCGTGCCgaaggcactgtgtatattttggttcaatcTGAAAGACATTACTAtgggtggctgcctcacccagatgttcttccttcatgCAGCTTCTGTTATGCACTCAGCTGTCCTTGTGACAATGGCCTTTGATCGTTATCttgccatatgtaaccctctgagatatGACACCATCCTCATCAATGCACGAATAGCTAAGCTTGGGCTTGTAGGTTTGATAAGAGCTGTTCTATTTATTCTGCCCatgcccctgctcctgagcaggcagccattctgtgccaaccgcattatccccCACACGCACTGTGACCACATGGCTGTGGCAAAGATGTCATGTGGGGACATCACAGCCAACAGGACGTATGGCTTGGTAATAGCACTTGTAGTCATTGGGTTTGACCTGATGCTCATTGCCTTGTCCTATGGTCTAATCATCAGGGCcgtcctcagaatctcctccaagaaagcccaccagaaagccctcaacacctgcactgcccacatctgtgtgatACTGACATCTTATACTCCCTCGCTTTTCTCCTTTGTGACACATCGATTTGGTCAGGGCATCACTCCGCACATTCACATCATCTTGGCCAACCTCTATTTCCTCATCCCTCCCCtgctcaaccctatcatttatggggtcaaaaccaaagagcttcgtgacaGAGTGGGCAAATACACCTGCAAAATGTGATTGCCTGTGGCCATGGACTTTAACCTTGTGTGACAAGACGGGGAAAGGAGATCTCCTCATTAATCAAGGGTGCTTTGTCCCCGTTTGGCTGAGCTCAACATTGTGGAAGTTCACAGTCTGAGAAGTTCCTCACACTTAACATCTTATCACTTCATGACCAAGCACTGCTCTCCCCATTGCTGAGTTCCCTCTCTCTGTCCATCAGCTGATCACTTTCAGCATCACCCATCAGCCCCGCCCTCCATACACCCTGACACTCTCTCTTGCCATGACTTCCAGACCACCAGAAGATGCTGCAGCTCTCTGATGCAAGGAGGCTTTCCTTGAGATCCTGTGTGAACAGTATTCTTGATCAGTTTGACAAACAGAGACTATGCTTTCAGATAACCAAAGACAAAGAAAGCAACTATAATGCTGAACTTATTTAGCATATGTACAGTGATCTGGTGAACAAAATTTATCTGACTTTTCTAAGTCCAATCCTTCAGGAAAGTTTCAGATGGAAATTGTGAAAACAGGAAAATGGCTGCAGAGATCTAGACATTCTACTAAAGCTTGTTGGTGAGACTTGCGAAACCCTGTGTTTTTTAGAAACGGATTGCTGTGTTAAACTCCGACGTCACACTGGAGTCTAATTACTTATTGCTTGAGCCATCGATTTTAACATTGCTTCTCAGCTGGATCTTTCAAAATACACATCAACCCTTCCTGGTGTGAAAGATGTCAAAAGTTGGTTCTGAGATTTCATGTTGGATTTTCTGAAAGAGAGATTGCCACTAACCATGCTGGTGATTGAATCACTTGCAGAACTAGGTCCTTCTGCTGTGCTCTGCCCAGCACAACCTTTGTTGGCTAATATctcatttttccattttttttcttgagaCCTTGGACAATTGGAGCAGAAGCGGAGAGTTTTGCCAGTGGATCACTGGCCTCATATTCAGAACAACCATTTGGAGCAGTTTTGGGATGAAGGTCTCAAATACATGAATGCTGCTGGTGATAAAGACTTCAGTGAACATGGCTTTTTTGCTCTGTTGTTGCTGTCACTACCTTTTAGCAATGCTGCAGTGGAAAGATTGTTTTCCCAGATGAACTTGATAAAAACTTTTGTGAGAGAAGATGCAGGAGGAGCGTTTAGAAAACATTTTTTATGTTAGGCATATATGGAATGACACAAAATTTTTGTAAACATTTTGCCCCAGCGAAAGAAATGATTGCACTGGTCACTGGTGTTATGTATGACCAGCTGCAGAAGCATTCTACTTCCGACGAAGACAATGAGGATGAAATGTTGCCTTTTAGAGTATAACAGTAACAAACTAATTCAACTCAAAATATAGACACTGACTGCAGTCATTGAATGCAATTAGAaagaaataatataataataatattgttgATTTTACACTCCATATATTTTGGGCTGCTTTTGGGCTATTTTTAACACTGTTGTTTGCTGTTTTTCATTTGAAACAGCTGCCAATCGTCAATCGGGATACAAGTACCGGTATTGGGGGGTTGATTTTGAATTTGATCATCATCTCATAGCTTTGTTGTTAATGTGGACAAACTCCTGCTTGggtttttactcttttttttaaaatcacatctgTACTAGATAGCTAAAAAAATCTTCCATTTGTTAGTTGATGTATAGACCAatatgttaataaaaaaaaacaataactTTGTTTCAATAAATAGACTGAGCAATTTTAGGTTATTTTTTAAGTGATTTGAGGCTATTCATGCAGTAGAAATTTGGCAAACTACCTCAAGCTGAACTAGAGGAAGAGCAGCAACAGCCAGAAACACAAGGGCCAGAGAAGCCAGCCGAAAGGCAGagttgggctggagccagagaaGCAGCACTGA
Proteins encoded:
- the LOC123356024 gene encoding putative olfactory receptor 52P1 → MASFNLTPSDPSTFILMGIPGLEAAHGWISIPFSMFYVIGLLGNVTVLYVVGKEQTLHKPMYLLICMLALTDISTSTSVVPKALCIFWFNLKDITMGGCLTQMFFLHAASVMHSAVLVTMAFDRYLAICNPLRYDTILINARIAKLGLVGLIRAVLFILPMPLLLSRQPFCANRIIPHTHCDHMAVAKMSCGDITANRTYGLVIALVVIGFDLMLIALSYGLIIRAVLRISSKKAHQKALNTCTAHICVILTSYTPSLFSFVTHRFGQGITPHIHIILANLYFLIPPLLNPIIYGVKTKELRDRVGKYTCKM